From Myripristis murdjan chromosome 13, fMyrMur1.1, whole genome shotgun sequence:
GAATGCCATAAGTTAGTTGTAGTTCTGTTCATGGAACaattatatacatttattttacaactCACTGCCCGACATTTTTGTTGATAAATGTACAGAAGAACActttgtttgtatgttgtttgtttcaaCCTCAGCTGTTCAGAATGCACTTGAAATTGCAGGGGCTTTGGCAGTTTTGAATTGTCACACATGTAACATGCTGATACTGATTTTTATAattttctatgcattttattgttattgtaattacTTTGTCTTAAGTTAATTGTcaggatgtgtttttttccagtacaAGGGTTTGGAAATGTTGAACTatcttttaataataataaagaacacAACAATATAATGCAACACCTTTATTCAATTTGTCCAACTGTTACTGTTTATTTTCCAGAAAAATCTACAGTTAATTGTAAGTCTACTCAATGTGCAAAACCAAAGTAGAACACCCAGGAATGGAACTATTCACAGTCTATTTTGAGTCTACTTTGCCTTTAGTGAAAAGTCTCCTCATCCACTGATTTAGTCAAAATCTGTGCAGCAGCTGGACGGTCTGGTCTCCATATCTGAGCATTTGCCCCTCACCAAATTGGTGACCACACTTGGACCAAACAGCTCCTTCATCAGGCAGATCTTTCTGTCTAATTCTTTCCTCTCACAGAGGTTTGGTTCCTCCACATTTTGAGTTTTCCCAGCTGACAGGCTCACAGGGGAAGGTCCACAAGCCATGGTGCTTAGGTCCCGCTCCCTCATCGGGTTCTTGATGCTTTCATAGGAATTCTCCCTCATGCTGCTGTAAGCAGGTTTCCCAGCGTGCAGGTTCTCGATGGTTTGTTTGAAGGTGTAATGGTGCCTAATATTAGGTACCTTGAATCCTTTGCACTGAGGTTGAGCTGTTTTCTGAGAGTTCTCCAAGGCGTAGGAGACCAGGTCTtcactttcctcttttttttcttgttctgatGTTTGTGGGCCACCTACTGCCTTGTTTTCTTCAACATTGCTCTCAGCTTGAAGCACTGAGTCATGGTCTGAGCAACTACTCAGTTCACCAGTGtctaaaaaaaattgtgacaTCCCGCAGTTAGAGTACTGaacttttatcatttatttgatATGTAATATCTGTCTGCACTACTCTATATTTATCTTTGTTAAGGTTTGAAATTTGGAAAGAACTTTAGTTTCACCACTATTTTTTGAGAAACATTTGAAAGGTCTTTCAAATAGTACAGTTATTTGGCTTCATTACTAAGCTCATAAGTCTaagtttgttagtttgttgtGCAATCATAGTGTTTGCCATCTTGTTTGCATATCCTGCAGAGCTGTAAATAAACACTACTATGTTTGACCTGTTTTTACCCTCCAAAAACTGCATTACCAGACCAATGTTAGTGTTCTCAAATAAGGCACTCACCACCACATTTCTCAGCATCATCTAGGTCATCTTCATCCTCTGACTTGTCATCTTTTGAATCCTCTAAGTTTGGATAGTCAAAAGCAATGGTTCCCTGCTTAAGATAGTGACATTAATGTGACTAAAATCCATAAGAAGGTTTGACAGTTGTAACATACGTTGGAAAGCAAAGAATGTGATCTTACAGCTATCTTTCTGAATATCATCAAGCAACATACAGCATAAGTCATGTTTAAAATACTGGATCCTACAAACAGTGGTTGGTATTTCAACTCACAAAGTTCTGATGTCCTTCGTGCCACTTTTCAGGTTTAGAATACTCTATTGCCATGTGACCTGAAGCCTCAGTGGGGAGACGGAACAGTCCAACTGTTTGAACCATCTTATTTTCCCTGCCTGTAAATTGGAAATGACTCTCAGACAACAGCTACTAAGTGCATACAAATTTGATATGACTTGTGCAAGTACCATGCAAATAGTGTTACAGTATCCTATTATGTTTATATACCTTTTTTGCTCATGCCTTTTGAAAATCTGTGTGAGTAAATATTATGCACCTCcaattctttctctctctcctataCCGGAAAATAAAAGGTGCATACATTTctaatgtcaaaatataaaatcaagaGTCTCAGTGATTTAAAGTAACATCTGAGTAACAGTTTGGAATAATATGTCTGACTATCTTAAAATTTTTGTCTATAAAATGCTAACATAGTTTTCAGGTGACAAAATTCcacattactgaaaaataccaacaaaaaggCCTTCCGCCAGCAAACACCAGCATGAAGCCCTTCTCCATTGCCAGTGGTTCTCCCCTCTTTGGTGGCATGTTTCAGATAGAGTTCTCTGGGAAACTGGCCCAGGCATCGTTTCAAATTCTCCCAGAAGTGCTTAGTCTTGCCAGAATGGACATATGGCTTATATTATTACTGTGTGTTTCAAAACCATAGGTAAGTGTTTGTACTTTGTTGGTTTGAGAATTGTCACCTTGAGGACGCTGAGACCACCACAGAAGAAATGCATTGTGAGATGAGAAGGATGCATAAGAGTAATGACGTTCACAATGAGtggaacatacagtacaggccaaaagtttggacacaccttctcattcaatgcgttttctttgttttcatgactatttacattgtagattctcactgaaggaatcaaaactatgaatgaacacgtggagttatgtactcaacaaaaaaaggtgaaataactgaaaacatgttttatattctagtttcttcaaaatagccaccctttgctctgattattgctttgcacactcttggcattctctcgatgagcttcaagaggtactcacctgaaatggttttcacttcacaggtgtgccttatcagggttaattagtggaatttcttgctttatcaatggggttgggaccatcagttgtgttgtgcagaagtcaggttactacacagccgacagccctattggacaactgttaaaattcatattatggcaagaaccaatcagctaactaaagaaaaacgagtggccatcattactttaagaaatgaaggtcagtcagtccggaaaattgcaaaaactttaaatgtgtccccaagtggagtcgcaaaaaccattaagtgctacaacgaaactggcacacatgaggaccgacccaggaaaggaagaccaagagtcacctctgcttctgaggacaagtttatccgagtcaccagcctcagaaatcgcaagttaacagcagctcagatcagagaccagataaatgccacacagagctctagcagcagacccatctctagaacaactgttaagaggagactgcgccaatcaggccttcatggtcaaatagctgctaggaaaccactgctaaggagagtcaacaagcagaagagatttgtttgggccaagaaacacaaggaatggaccagtggaaatctgtgctttggtctgatgagtccaaacttgagatctttggttccaaccgccgtgtctttgtgagatgcagaaaaggtgaacggatggattccacatgcctggttcccactgtgaagcatggaggaggaggtgtgatggtgtgggggtgttttgctggtgacactgttggggatttattcaaaattgaaggcacactgaaccagcatggctaccacagcatcctgcagcgacatgccatcccatccggtttgcgtctagttggaccatcatttatttttcaacaggacagtgaccccaaacacacctccaggctgtgtaagggctatttgaccaagaaggagagtgatggagtgctgcggcagatgacctggcctccacagtcaccggacctgaacccaatccagatggtttggggtgagctggaccgcagagtgaaggcaaaggggccaacaagtgctaaacacctctgggaactccttcaagactgttggaaaaccatttcaggtgactacctcttgaagctcatcgagagaatgccaagagtgtgcaaagcagtaatcagagcaaagggttgctattttgaagaaactagaatataaaacatgttttcagttatttcaccttttggagttaagtacataactccacatgtgttcattcatagttttgattccttcagtaagaatctacaatgtaaatagtcatgaaaataaagaaaacgcattgaatgagaaggtgtgtccaaacttttggcctgtactgtacctgACTCTAATAATAACTACAGGTAAAACTAGCCAGGCAATTTACGTGACACACCTGAACCCTTAACTGTGGAAGGACTTCATGTTGGCAGTTTCTTAATTTTTTATCATATCCAGATTTTTATAATACACCATGTCATATGGTAGTACTCATGTACTGCATGTGCTTAAGCAGCACAGCAGACCTAACTGTAAATACACTAAACATTACACTTTTCaacttacttttattttttgagtcAACTGATTGATCTGTCCTCGAAGATAGGCAGATATCTGTATTGCCTCGTCagtcttttttatttcagtgactATTTGGCGATTGAATGAGATTTGACACAACTGAAGGTTCTTCTCTAAGTCCTAGAAGAAAGCATTCATGAGACACAATTTAATTAATGGAATTGCAATGAATTCCTCTCCTATGCTAAAGAGCAAGATCAAAATTAATGTACTGAAGACTTTGCTCAAATTTGGAGAAATTTTGAGGCTATGCCCAAGGAATCCTGCATCCCTCCACCCCATTCCACCCACCCACCTGAAAAAGACATGGCACTGCCACACATCCTGATCTGTCTGGGTTAGGATAGTATCATCTTGCCTTTCTGAAAGCCCCCCTCTTGCTGGTGTCACCCTTCCCGCCTTTGTCTATACCTTTATCTTCCTGTTCTTCTTGTCCAGCTCAGCAGTAACCTCAGCCAGCCTGTGGGtcagttcctctctctctagcaGTTTATGGTCCTGGCTGAGCTGCTGGAGGTGCTGGAGAGTTTCCTTTGTGTGCATCAGCTTGTTGTCTGTGGCCCGCAGCTGTCTGGCCAGGTTGTTGTTGCAGAGGCGGCTACTACGCAGCATCTCCTGCAGGGCTCGCACCTCATTGCTGTGTTTGGCAAGGAGCTAGGAACAGGGATGGCACCAGGATAATGTTGAAATAGTTGGAAAAGAATTTGTTATTTGTGCTGGAAAGAGGAGCAGGAACTCTCCAGCAGGCATTCACAAAAGTATAGTGTTCAGTGGTAGAAATTCCTGAAAAACATTAGGAAAAATTCTGAATTTCTGCCTGGAAATTGCAGGAGGCGAGATATACACATTCTGGTTGCCACCGGCCTAGGGCTCACGTCTGAACCTTTGGATTTAATTGTACTGGCAACTGGGACAGTCAAAGGAAGTAGGTGTAGAGTACACACAAATAACATCATTTTGACTTTGGAGGAAGAGCACTCtccaaacacaattttttttttctctgtggtcCTCCTAAACCGGAAGAAAAGCCATACAGTGATGTGGCTAAgatgagagagacaagaaagagagacaccAGAAGGACATTGTGTGCTAATGAACCTGTGGAAGGCTGTTCTCTGTGTCCTGGAAGTGCTGCAGTGCCACCATGTGGCGATGCTGGAGCCTTTTCAGTAGCCTGTTCTCAGCCTCGACCCCGCTCAGCTGGTGTTGCAGATCCCACACCTGGCTGCTCAGCTCCTTGATGCGGTGTGTTTGGGCAGAATGGATCCTCTGCCCTGGAACCTGCAAGGGCTTGATCGGGGGCAATTTAAAGACTTTGTGGTTTGCGGTGCAGTTTGTCTTCTGCTTGAGGCCTTGGCCTTTGgccttgtttgctttttt
This genomic window contains:
- the LOC115370542 gene encoding lebercilin-like protein isoform X1, which gives rise to MSLRQQNLEQEADGHNKEAGGDAASYSGDRSSSSPSSREGNSDGPYYSSDFEDKPHSIKNKIPEAHMEQRSQIYKRKKVKKANKAKGQGLKQKTNCTANHKVFKLPPIKPLQVPGQRIHSAQTHRIKELSSQVWDLQHQLSGVEAENRLLKRLQHRHMVALQHFQDTENSLPQLLAKHSNEVRALQEMLRSSRLCNNNLARQLRATDNKLMHTKETLQHLQQLSQDHKLLEREELTHRLAEVTAELDKKNRKIKDLEKNLQLCQISFNRQIVTEIKKTDEAIQISAYLRGQINQLTQKIKEREKELEVHNIYSHRFSKGMSKKGRENKMVQTVGLFRLPTEASGHMAIEYSKPEKWHEGHQNFQGTIAFDYPNLEDSKDDKSEDEDDLDDAEKCGDTGELSSCSDHDSVLQAESNVEENKAVGGPQTSEQEKKEESEDLVSYALENSQKTAQPQCKGFKVPNIRHHYTFKQTIENLHAGKPAYSSMRENSYESIKNPMRERDLSTMACGPSPVSLSAGKTQNVEEPNLCERKELDRKICLMKELFGPSVVTNLVRGKCSDMETRPSSCCTDFD
- the LOC115370542 gene encoding lebercilin-like protein isoform X2; its protein translation is MSLRQQNLEQEADGHNKEAGGDAASYSGDRSSSSPSSREGNSDGPYYSSDFEDKPHSIKNKIPEAHMEQRSQIYKRKKVKKANKAKGQGLKQKTNCTANHKVFKLPPIKPLQVPGQRIHSAQTHRIKELSSQVWDLQHQLSGVEAENRLLKRLQHRHMVALQHFQDTENSLPQLLAKHSNEVRALQEMLRSSRLCNNNLARQLRATDNKLMHTKETLQHLQQLSQDHKLLEREELTHRLAEVTAELDKKNRKIKDLEKNLQLCQISFNRQIVTEIKKTDEAIQISAYLRGQINQLTQKIKEREKELEVHNIYSHRFSKGMSKKGRENKMVQTVGLFRLPTEASGHMAIEYSKPEKWHEGHQNFGTIAFDYPNLEDSKDDKSEDEDDLDDAEKCGDTGELSSCSDHDSVLQAESNVEENKAVGGPQTSEQEKKEESEDLVSYALENSQKTAQPQCKGFKVPNIRHHYTFKQTIENLHAGKPAYSSMRENSYESIKNPMRERDLSTMACGPSPVSLSAGKTQNVEEPNLCERKELDRKICLMKELFGPSVVTNLVRGKCSDMETRPSSCCTDFD